In Ciconia boyciana chromosome 1, ASM3463844v1, whole genome shotgun sequence, the genomic stretch aatgtTATCAATTGTAGCTATACtatgaaacagtaaaataatatcatatattattatatatgaTCATACAATATAATATCATAAGTTATATAATATCCTGCAcatatacatgtacacacacacatatatatgatGAATCATGCTAAAACATCATCTGataaaaaagagataaattCTGGCACTTGGGGTGTTGATTATGGGGTTTATATGTATTTCAGCTTGTGGTAccagtgaaaaaatatttttaacatacatATATCatataaattatgtttaatATATAATACTTAATATATAATACTATATCACTATATTATCATAATAATATCTCATACATAATATTCATTTTATAAGCTGGATAAATAAGAATGCTTACCTGTCCTCATGATGGCTTCCCACCTCTCCTTTACTTTGCTGGTGTACCCTGTCCTGAGACGCGGCCTGCATGAGAATCACGCTAAGGCTGCTCTCACCTCATaccagcctgtgctgcttgcaTGTGGtcatcatttaaaatatctcGGCTGTGTTTATTTACCTTAAGCATGCGAGCAAGCAGACAACTCATGGCAGAGACAAAGTAGGGCATAAGGTGGTAGTATATTGGCTGTAGTATAGAATGTCCTGTGGTATAGTAATGACTACACTTTCTTAAATGGTGACTTGGAGCTGTTTTGCAAAACTTTATCCCAGAGGGGTAAGCAGCCTCCTTTGTCTGTATGAGTGAGATCAAATACATAGAGTGGCTGACAAGATATGGATTCACACCTTCGCTTACATTGCAAGATTGTGTTTGCTTGCCCATACGCTTCAAAATAGCAGACCACAGATATATGTAGTAGAAGAGATTGTGAGATACAGACTGTTCACAAATGGAATACCCAGAATTAGCTCTATTAAGTCGGAGCTAAATGCCAAGGTCATAAAAATTATAGATAAGACACTAATTTTTAGTGCACAGGTCAATAAATAACACCCTTCAAAGCACAgcatcttcattattttttctcaagATGGCAAGATTCCACTAATGATTTGCAGAGCAGCGATGATCCAGATATCTCACGGCATTTTGCTACCAATAAAGAGGAACTCAAGTAAAGCCAATAACAAGCTCTTGCAATGTATTGTCTGTTGATAAGAGCAGAGACTAGCTCCCCAACAAAACCACCTGCAGAACACATTTGAATTCTGCCTGTGATTATTTCATAGGTAACATTCATATAATAATATATCAGCATATATCTTGACTATAATTAGGGGACTTATATACTTCTCAATTCCAAAAGAGTATGTTAGACAAGGATAGAATCCAATTTTTGTcttatttatgcatttaagTTGCCTAAGTGCAGTGAGAGGAAGACCAAAGCTTGAATATGAGGGCACTTGCAGTTTGGttcagctgaagagctgaacTTTGACCTGCTGTCTCGCCTGCATTCGAGGACTTTCAGAAGAATGAAACAACAGCAGATGTGGTTTCAGGGTGCTATTCCTGTTGTATCTCTTTGTGTTAGTGTGATAGCTCCAGTAGTCACGAAGAAACTGCACGAGAGGTGAAGCTTCTGttagaaatctttttctttttttcccattttataatCTCCACTTCTTGTATGTTACCAGTCATACCTCTAACTGGTATCAAATGGCCAAACTGAAgagaagtcaggaaaaaagtgtgaagTGGtaagtcagggaaaaaaataaaaatcatgttggctctttcttgtttcctttctgtgcgTATATaacactgcttttaaaactagGTCATACAGTATACCTGCTCCTGTAGTTAGCTGTTTCTGAGGTTCACTGTGCCTTTGGGTACATCTGCTCAGCGCTGTTCAGGCACATGCGAATTTATACCGTGCCCTATGCCAGCCACAAGCAGTGCAGCTGCAGTCATCAATGCTCAACATAAGCCGTGAGCTTTTGCAGAGAAGCcaactttctgttctttcagcatGTGAACAATGTGAGTTTGCATGAGCTTGGATGGGGTGAGGTGGCTTCTGCCTACCGAGCAAAGAGCTCTGAGGTGCTGTGCCCACAGCCCACAGAGCTGCCTCAGACTTCGCTGGGAGTTGCATGAATACCAGACCTGCAAGACTGGTCCCGAGATAAGTGAACCCTGGTCATGCCATCTGGGGTCCATAGCGGTACTGCACGTGCCCTAAGTTGGTGCTCTCAAGATAGATGCAGGCGATACATGGCTGTCCTAGAGACACATGCCCTGATCACGACATGACCATAATTAGAAGGAAGAATCAGCCAGGGTGCCCCATGACTGTAGCTTGAATACTATTGACTGCTGGTGGTAATgttgaaaaaatgaagaaactttCTCTAGCAGAGAGCCACAACCATTTGTGAGATCATATATGTGGGTAACTGAACATCACgcaggaaaaatacagtgatatATATAGCTCAGTAGTACAGATACGATTCAGGGTTTGCACTCTGAGCTGTGACAACgagcaggaaaagaaactgtACAAAGGAAAGAGTTGCAACAGTGCAAGATTTCCCGTGGAGATCACCCGAGGTGAGCCCCAACCGCTGCTCCCTTCAGGCAAGGCTGGGAAGCATTGTCCAAAGTGCTAGGGAACGAGGAGACAACCACAGAGCTCACACGTTTCCCACTGCCTTGGATTGCATGTATTGCTGCCTACTGGCCCTTCGTCAGCCCAGGCACACCTCTCCTGCTGAAATACACGTGGTCACCTATTTTCAGTGGGTATTAACAGGGGGTCCAGGGGAACAAGTGGACACAATATCGGTTCAAGCCAGACAAAAGATCTTCCAGCAGCCCATTTTTTATATCAAAGCCTTTCAGTAAAAGGCACAGTTTGACAGGAAGCAAGGCTTATTCTTTCTGTACGTCTAGCTCTTCTTGCCCTTTCAGGAGCAGAGAATTAGATACGTGAGAAAGCTGCCAAGTGCATGTCAGTTTAGCTCCTACAGAGCCCCTGGTCTCATGCATTTTTCAGCCAAGACTGTTTTCACTAGTGCTGATGTGAGAATCACTTCTAGCTGATGTGTGAGCCAGGAGAGCACCCAGTCTGTCAGGAGTTCGCTGCCAGTATATTCAGAAGGCATctggggagagagcagagcagccagtCCTGTAGGTGGGCTGTCAATAAAGGCTAAATGAGCTGTGCTGAGCAAGTACAGCAGCAGGAccaacagaagacaaaataatttttattctgagtcCCAGCTGTGGCATCTTTGCTACACAAACACTTTTATGATCACATAAAACTGACTGTAGGTTTTGACACACAGGTGGAAGAAGATGGGTGCAGgtaaaataatgcatttggTCCTATTCTGTGCCAATTCATTTTCACATGGAAGTTGGCCTGGTCATTTTAAAGTAGCAGCTGGGCAGTCCAAACGTGAAAGGGGACAATTATGTTTTAGTGGACTAGTTCAGATTTTGACAGGATCCAGGCAATTACGGGCCTCCAGGAAACCAGGATCTGAATCAATGGGATGTTTAAAATGGGCTGGATTCAGCTTCAAACACTTGCATTTACAATGGAAGTGACTACATATGAGCCTGTTACAGTTGCTGGAGATCCACCCAGTAGAGTCAGTGGCATCCGCACTTTCCAACTCACCCTAAAATAGACACTTAGATTTCTATGGATGCTAAATCCACAACTGTAGCAAAGACGTGTCAATAAAGATGCCAGCTATACCCAAATCCTGCTACTCAATGCTACTGCTCTGGAAAAAACGTTGCATATTCATATAGACCTTACTTAATGAGAAGAACAATAATTCAGCCTGTATTTACAAGTTACCAGTTGTTATAAGTCCAGCGTGAGCTTTTGGGCACATGTCTATTTATCTAGAAGGTATTAAGAGGTTTTGTACATACCAAGCCCAACTAGTGGAAGTAGTGGAAGAAGGCCTATCTGAAGACGGCCTACATGCTCAGCCAAGTTCTTTGGTTCACCCCTAACAATACGGTTTCCAATTTCTGGCCCCAGTACACTACGTGAATGTTAGAATTACCCTACATTCTTTTCTCAAAACATTTCCCAAATACCATGCCAAATTATCCTTTCAGCTACACATGCAAAACTTGGTTGACTGTCCTGTTTATGGACTCCACCATATGTTAAATCGATCAACAGCTACAGACTGTCATATCCTTAGTGCAAGtgcaagaaaaagcaatgtgcgagcttttttttctttctttttttttttttttaatctctaaagATAATCTTCAAAAACATGTATGCATCTGCACCTCAATTCCTTTGTGGACTGAACAGGAGAGGAAACATTCAAAAAGagtttcacagaaaagagagatgaaaagaTAGGAAGTAGAGatttaaaatagaatatatatatacacacatacgttcatgtgtgtgtgtgtttatatatatatatatatatatatatatatttgctgtAAAATGCCAATCAGACCATACAGTTTCAATGTAAGACCATACAGTTTTCTGAAGACTGAGGGATTCTCTGTTGGGAATCTGACATATTGTCTACCACAAACAGCTTGTGCCAACAAACTGTTACTTCTTTTCCTGGCATTTGAGGTCAGAAGGGAAATGATTGACTACTTTTTCCTCTGACTTTCACAACAGCTATGTGAGGCAATTACTTGCAGTAGGAAGTAATTGCAGACCGGAAGCCGTTGTCTGTCAATCCTGGACATAGACTATATTTGAAAGATTTAAAGTTATAAAGGAAATCAGTTCATGTGCTATTTAAATTTAGACTTGACCAGGCACTTTCTGTGGTCAAAGTTctataaaaacataaatcttCATCATCTTGATATAACTCAATATTGTGTAATAATAGTTTAGGGGCAAGCTACCTGCAGGAGGGCCCTCTGGCACAGGACAACTTCACACTACCCAGAATGTCCACCAGAGTGGTTAAAAGGAGTTTTGCAAGCTGGTTGTCCATGGCCATGCTCCATCTGACAAAAACTGTGGTCGAATGATATCAAGGTTTGCTGCCAGGCGTCAGCAATATTTCAATAACTGCTTGCATGCACTTTCTTCCTCCATGATACGTGCAAGATAGCATTATTTCACCAAAAGGCAAGTTACCCGTGCTGTTGGGAAATAAGAGCATGCACATGGGCAGTGGCTGCAGAGGAGTGTAAGTCCTGTAGAATGAATTCCTGGGCTGTTATGTTGAATTCTTAAAAGGGGTTCCCTTAACTTTGctaatcctttttaaaatatcaggcttgaaaaaaattaagcttacAAAGTCTGTGTATGCAGGAAAGACCAACATATATATAATGTTCTAGCTATTGGCCCATAAACTGGAACCTCTTTAAATCCAGTTTAGGATGCTCACTCTGACTGAAATTTAAACCAGCCTAGAAAATCTATCAGTGGAGTTACACAAGATGGGTTTCAATTGACCTAAGGTTTTGctcacagaatttttaaaagctgactATATTGCACACcaataaagaaaactgcaaactgCTTCATTTTGTAGAGTAACTAGCACTTGCAGTCATAGAATCATGCTTCAGATGCAGAGAGGTTTTTGTCAATACTCGCTCACAGCCTTAGTATTTCCATAAACCTAACTACTGCAGAAATGAACTTTTTAAAGACCACATTGACTAGTTTCACTCTGAACAGGATTATCGACACAGATGATAGTGGCTGTGTTTATGCAAACCTTATCTAAATTAGGATGAACGTTGCTAACACCACCACAGAATCCCAATTTTGCTAATTTATGGTTAGCAAAGGTGAAGGTTCAAGTGAACTAAAATTCAACTATCAGCAAAACTGCATAGTCCAGGACAGACACAGGGAGTGTAAAGGTAGCTATGTACAGTTAATTTTACTACTTAGCTAGTTCTGAAGAATCGGTACAGTATTTCCTTGTGATATTTCTTTGCCTCTCACCTGTATATTTAGATTTCACACTTAGTAAGTCTTCTTTGGCTGTATCTTGGAAACTGCCCACTTGCACTCTCTCAGGCTGGAGAACAGAAGCACTCTCTAATAGGCAGAAATGataggattatttttcttcacttttgaATAAAGCTGCTTTCATCTAGATTGCTAACAAGCTCAACAGGCACGTACCCTTCCACTACACTAAAGCTCGTAATGCTTCCacattttcttactgaaaaaatagagggtttttttacctCTCAATGTGAAATCCTTGTGGAGAGAAGACATTCTTGTTTTACCTTGCCCTAACTATTTGAGGTCAGAGCTATAACCACCACAGGGTTTACTTTGACTAGGTGTACTAAGATAAAGGCTGAAGTTTGTCTCCGCAAGTGTTTTTGATTAATATAGTGATTATAAAGTAACTCTTTCATTGTAAAAATCatgtaaaaatcaaaaaaatGCCATCTTTTTCAGTGAAGGCAtacatctgtttttcttgtgtcCTTTATCTGAATAATCTTTggttaaaaataagaagtaaagaacagttttatttttctaaagctaAAGGACATAGAAGGTCAGGAATATTGCAGCTAGCTagatgttttcagttttgttttgtttgctcagAAATACTCGTACACACAAGTGCACAGAGGGTAGAAGTCTCATTtctcaaatgtatttattcttaaaagaaGATAAGCTAAAGCTTAGTGTGAAATAATGCCTTTGTGGTAACATAACTACAGGCTCAGCAACAGTTTCTGATCTTTGCAATAATAATACtcagaacaaaacaacagaaacaacaaaaaaaaaagaaatcagcaaaaaGAACAGGGAAGGCACAATACAAAGAATTTTCTTAGAAGACTTAGGTTCAGATCTTGACTGAGTGAACCAAACCCTTGGCTTGTAGAAATGTGGAAATGTAACCCTACAAGCTAAAATGTGCATGAAAGTTTATTGCAAGGGTGAGAAAGAACCATCCAGACAAAACCTGCAGCCTCTTTCCATAAAGCCCATGTCCAGTTCAAGGAACACACAATCAGAGATGCACTCATTTACATTCCTCAGTTTGGTGAACTCGAACATTTGCAGAAGTGTTTCTCTGAATCGCATCAATCATGCTTTAGGAACGATAACTGAGATGTGTTACAAAAGggcactttttcttcttgttattcATATTAAAACCCCTTACTCTATCTAAATATCAAAGTGTTTGTCACTTTTCCCACAAGTCAAGATGACTGGCTCCTGATTCCTTGGCTTTCTGGGTCCTTCTTCTCCTCATACTCAGTCTACAATAGAAATTAAGtgtgttttctgtgcttgtCTAATATTCTTTCATCTCACTAGCAATTCAGACAGTCCAGGAGGGGTTGAATCCCCAGCAGGAATACTGCATACTGAGGATCCCTAAGTTTTCACCAGTTTTAGCTACATTTAGGTAGACATAAACTATCCTAGCCCTTTAGCTCTTGTTACGGCTTTGTAATAGTATTAAGCTgagcaagtaaaaaaataaaataaatttctttttcaaaaaatgcagtcttttgagaaaaaacaaaatacattcttCAGCCACATTTGTGTTGATTAAAAACTGGTAACATGAATTCTCTAAGTTCTTACGGTAAAATCTGTGCTTTCGTTTTGCTTCATTCTGAATGTTTGAAATTGAGTTGaaattgcatttcagtttggttttgctgtaaTCTGAAACATACCATCCTACATTCTTCAGCTGGAAGGGTGTCTTTCCAAAAGTGTAACAATATCAAAGAATTTATGAAATAAGATCTTTTTATTCTACACAACAGTGCGTTGACAGGTAGTGAAACTAAAATGATGAAACAGAATAGGTTTTGGAAGGCTTTCTGCTGCATgatatgttttgaaatttatttttccatctcaaatcacaaaacaaatcacaaaacTTTTTATAAAATGGTAACTCTGGTTTTCATTTGGCTCACaggcttttcagtctttttcgCAGGTGCAGTTGACATCGACAACAGGAAGAGAATAGATGTAAGAGAGGGAACACATCAGTTTTATTTAGTAGTCCCCTAAAAAGAAAGTAGACACATCTCTATTGTTGCTCTtccatggaaaagaaataacacagTCCTCTTCTGATTTTTTACTGTTTGATTTTCAGTATACTCTTTAATGTTTCATTTGTCATCTTCTGTCAATTGAAGGGAAAGGAATCATCATTCCTGTCAAAAAGGCACTAAACGGCTGTCACCTTTGTTTATAGTTACAGCTTGGATGAAAACCTGGCATTACTGAATTTCCAAGTGAGCTTTCTGTCCAGAGTGCCATAAGCCAGTGGGTATGAAGAGGAGCAAAGAAATCCTACCGGGATTCAGCGAGGGTTACTTCAGAGGCTGTAGTTGCTCTTAGTTCCTAatacaaaactaaaatacaTCCATCCACTaagtgtttcagaaatgaggCAAGCAGAAAAGTGTAGCATTTCTCTTTCTATGTCAGAAGCTTGAGGGCTGATGTAAATGGCAATAAGACTGGATCTTCCCACCTGAAGAATCCTTACTGAGATTTTGTTTCAGTCTACCTGTATGTCCCTTTGCCTGTCATAGTTTAAATATAGCTCTccctaaaataaaagcaaaaccatgtCTTTCTAACAAGGTTATTTATGCAACAGaactatatttttacaaattagGCATATGAAACCTTAGCTGAGGgctgatgttttaaaattatcctGCAGCAAAGTTTCTCTTGCAGAGAATCCATGCAAGCTCCACTGATTTGAATTGTCTTGGAAACCTGAAATTGAAAGGAAGTAACTCATAAAATGTAAGGGGAATCTAATTCTAATCTTCGTAAAGGTTACTTTCTCACTTGATTGATGACATTTTCAAGTTAAACCCcaagagacagacagagacTGTGGTTGCAGTGGGGGAAGGACATAAAGTTACCCTGAACGagatgaaaatacaaatacagcGTTAACTAAACCCAAATAGACACAATAATGGGAGAGGTAAAGTATGTTGAAATGCCACATTGTGGTTCCAGCAGCTTAACCTGggcatttaaaaagcaaagcaccaCAAGTAAGGGTGACTCAGAGCAGGAATTTCTGCTAGTCCTGGCTTTCCTGAACAAGCAATTCAGGATTAGAGCCCCAGAAGGATTTggcaaaaggaaaggcaaagttGGAAGGAGGATTTTCTGTACTCCACATTTCCCCAAGAAGCTATTTGCCCTGGAGAATGACTTGCAACAACAGCCCTGTGTGCTTTGCatgccccctcctcccctgcagaaGACACTAGGGAACCATCGCATCGTTCTTTTGCTCCTTGTGATGAACATCTGAATCATCCTTTTGGAGAGCTCTTGTAGGCACCTAACCACAAAGTCTGGTACCTTTCAACCCTTAAATTTGGGAGGCACTTGTGTTTTATTGAAAGTAGTGTTTCACATGTGCATAAAATTTGCCCTTAGCCAGGCCACGAATCCTGACACTTGTTTTGCGTACTGCAGCATctatgcatgcatttttttatctctttcttaTCAGGACGGGCTCCCAGAAAAAGCAagtttagaagaaaatacatttgtgatTAGCCCTAACACAAAACTGAATGTAAGAGGTATGCAATAGTTTTATGATCAGTGTGACAGatttaatggaaattttcaCCTATACTCCTACCTCCCAAGTACATACGATTTCTATAGGAATATTATCTAGGGGTGAGATCCCCTAGCCTGTGAGAGCAAATATCTTTCACTTGCAAAGGCTTATTATTGGAGCTCTGTAGATACTTTGATATagataaaaaaatttctgtttgttttgtgaaGTTTAGGGTTGTTAGGCACAAAGGGGTGCCACTTGAGAAGGATTTTTGAGGCAACAGAGTTCATGAATAGGTATTTACTATGGTAAGTCATAGATAGAAGAGCTGAAATAGATAGCATTAAGGGTTTTTTCCAAGAGCTTTGTGTCAGTGAGTGCTTTTTCAAGTTCCCCCGAAAACTAAAGAGTTAGTTTCATTCTTGATATAGCTCCACTGGCAAGAACAGAATTTAATCTGCAATGGATATGGCTCAAAGGGTTTTTGATCAGTTGCGATCATGTGACGTGCTTCATTACTTGGAACATGTTTGCTCTGTGTCATGTGCATGATATATTAGGAACACATCTCTGACTTCTTTGCAATTCCTATTTTCTTGTGCCTTTTTCTGGGCTTCCAACAGCTCAGGTAGAGGCTCCTGAAAGACTGGCAATAGTAGTTAACATCACTTGATACTGACTCTCACtgcttctgaatattttcagctgACATTTGAAGTGTTATGTCAAATTGATCAGGTCAAGAAACAATATAAATAAGCCCCCACTGAGCTTCTTGCTGCTGTAGCTGTGCTTTTTCTGGATCTGCACTCAGTTTATTTTTAGAGTTGAGTATCTCTCTGCTGCACTACAGCCTTCAGTAGAGGCTTCACCTTTGCCAGGCCTCAAGAACCATCAGCAGTTATTTTGTGAAAAGTCTAGCAAGTTATTCAGCAAGAGCCTCTGTTAGAAATCACGGTTTTGTCAGAATGGTTATTTCCAGCTAAAGCTAGCTAGCACTGAGGACTGACCTCTCTGAGGGACTGACCTGTTACACTGCTCATGGGCTATGACCACACACTTAAATTAAAGGTCTTATTTAACTAGATCTGAGGTTAAGTGACACCAACTGACTGGCACCTGCAGTTTTTTGATCTAACCTCCTACGGCAGGTGTGTCTTGCAAAGAGATGCTTGGATTAAACAGTGCAGGTGATCAGAGTCCACAAGTAGGAGTGCGTGCCTGAACCCACTCTCTGCCCCTCTTTTATTAAACAGCATAGATGTGCCCAGTTATCGGCTGGCTTGGCCTGGCACCCTGTTCAGGCCCCTATTGCCACTCTTCACAGAACCTACTGTTGCTCTGTCCTCTGCCTTTCTGGTCATTCATTGccatttcttcacttttttgaCCCTGTACTTTTGTGAAACTGCATCCCTGTACTTGCAGCTTAATGAAAGTAACCATGCATGCATGTAGCACATTGAGGCATGAGGTCTTGTTTGCAGCTGCTAAATGCTGCTAcactgtataaaataaataaactgaaCCATAAGCTATTGCGTCTGCCAAGAAAGATCTATATAGGCCAGACAGTAAAAGCATGGTTTTGCTTTGTAGGCTGCAAAACTGAAACTAATTTTGCAGAATTACAGGTGATGCCAATAAGACAGCTgcaaacagaacatttttaataacttaacGTCTTGTAGAAATTGAAACTCaatagtgctttttttttgttagaagaGGGCTTGTTACTTCTTTAGCCTAGTCCCTTCAGCCTGTAAACTAGTCCAAGTAACTGCAATCTGTCCCTGGTTCTTGATTATACATGGTGTTTTCCTTATAGTCTGTTTCTATCATTAATATACCAAGAATAATTGATTGCAGGTTCTCCTTTccccaagagaaaaaaaaaaaaaaatccagcacttACTTGGAATGGATCACTGTTTagttagacaaaaaaaaaataaaatcagaaaatattgtGTATTACAAGAAGCAAGGTCATGACATCCAGAGTAGATAGGATGGATTTAGCTCATGGAGATCCTATGGCACAGTGTTCTCAtcaatttaatttcaatttgtGACGTGATTTTCTTTATGTTACAATAACATAAGAGGTGCGATAACATATGGACTGCAAAAAGTATCAGAAAGCcattcagcagggaaaaagtAGCTGCTCAAAGCTAGGAAGAAGTGAGACTGGTAAAACATTACCATGAttcagagggaggagagagttTTCAGGAGATAATTTTAATGGATTCAGTTCATTCAGAGATAATCTGTCAATCTACATAGGGCTTTTTCTTAGTTTGATTAATAGAAGAAGTAtgttcttaatttctgttttgacatattgcttttctctcttgaCATTTGTCCTCTAGGTTTTTAAGCCAAGTGTTCATGATATGATCCAGCTGGCTTATAGGGATCAACAACCTCCTTGTGAATAATGGTTAAAAACGGATCCCACCTGGACGATGAAACGCTGGCAATGCTCCAGAATAAAGCTATCTCCATCACCCTCCCAGTTGTGTATACACTGGTGGCTCTGATCAGTATCCCTGGCAACTTGTTCTCCCTTTGGGTGCTTTGCTGGCACATCAAACCCAAAACGCCTTCTGTTATCTTCATGATCAACCTAAGCATCACGGATCTCATGCTGGccagctgctttcccttccaGATTTCTTATCACATCCAAAGCAATCACTGGCTCTTCGGCAAGACTCTTTGCAGCCTTGTGACTGTGATGTTCTACTCCAACATGTATTCTTCCATACTGACCATGACCTGTATCAGCATTGAGCGGTACATGGGTGTGGTATATCCCATGAAGTTGATcaagtggagaagaaaaagatatgccctggctgcctgcctAGGTATGTGGATGTTCTTGCTACTAGCTTTCTACCCACTAGAAAGCACAGATCTGACCTATGAAGTGAAAGAATTGGGGATTATAACCTGTTTTGACGTCCTCAAATGGGATATGC encodes the following:
- the P2RY8 gene encoding S-geranylgeranyl-glutathione receptor P2RY8, coding for MVKNGSHLDDETLAMLQNKAISITLPVVYTLVALISIPGNLFSLWVLCWHIKPKTPSVIFMINLSITDLMLASCFPFQISYHIQSNHWLFGKTLCSLVTVMFYSNMYSSILTMTCISIERYMGVVYPMKLIKWRRKRYALAACLGMWMFLLLAFYPLESTDLTYEVKELGIITCFDVLKWDMLPNFAAWVAFLLTLFVVLFLIPFVVTVGCYIGTIRKLIQTSNRYGNRQKTRSIYLAIIVLLVFITCFAPNNFILLVHMIIRLFYDRSLYPAYKLTLCLSCLNNCIDPFIYYFASKEFYQKFMQLFRPKVLLSESLENRRESLFSGRTMSARSMSSGPMDGLEGVKVYLQRQESVF